AAGGCGAGGGCGCGGGGAAGGGAGAGGAGCACCAGCAATGGTGCACGTCAGCTTCTACCGTAACTGTAAGCCCGCGCTGGAGATCCCCTCCGCCCCCAACCTCTCTGCTCGTTGCTCTCTCCGTTCCTGTTCCTCCGGTCCTCGGTCTCGCTGCGGCGGGGGGACGCCGTGATCTGCCGATTAACGGGGGTGCGTAGGCTTAGCGCGGCGCGCTCGCGGTTGTTCCTTCCCTGCTAGGGCTTGGTAGGCGGTCGTGGCTGGTAGGGTAGGGTTTGCTCTTGATCTGCGGTGTCGCGGTGGTGCTGCATGGAGTTCGTCAGAGGATTTAGCGTGTCTGTAGATCTGGTGTGTGTAGCGCGCTGATCTTGTTCTGATTCGTGGCGTGGGAAGTGATCTTTGGCTTTGGAAACCATCTCTGGTCCGAGTCAGGTGCGTAAGTAGTCGACTGTGTTTCTTGGTGGAGTTAGCCTTCGGGTTATTGAGAAGGTGTGTAGTGGTCTCGTTTGTGAATGATTTTCTCGGGTAGCTGTGTTTTATGGGGTGACAGTTTAGTTTAAAGTTTGTTCCCGAGCAAGATTTCTCCAAGGTGCTCTATATGGAAATTCGTCTGATAGATATAGCATTCTGGCCCATTAGATTTAGGAGTTGGGAGGCGTTTTGTGTACAAATTTCCATTGGCCTGATTGAattggattttttttgaaaaaagtaaTGGAATTGGATTATAGATGCTGCTTTGGTATTTGATTGGTATAATTGAGCCCTTTTGTTTAGTTCATGATATTTCTTTTATATGCTTTTTTCCTACCACGCTCGGCATATAGGTTTTTTACAATAGTCCTCTGCTAGTAGGCTATTGGCTGATGTGAGTTTTCTTTTATCCATAAGATTCTTCTTATGCTGTCCCATTAATATCCTCAGCTTGGTATTTTATATTGAAACATTTCTTTTGCAGATGGTAAGACATTCAAGAAGCCAAGGCGTCCTTATGAGAAGGAGCGTCTTGATGCTGAGCTGAAGCTCGTCGGTGAGTACGGGCTGAGGTGCAAGCGTGAGCTGTGGAGGGTCCAGTATGCTCTGAGCAGGATCCGTAATGCTGCAAGGCACTTGCTCACACTTGATGAGAAGAACCCCCGCCGTATCTTTGAGGGTGAGGCGCTGCTCCGCCGCATGAACCGCTATGGGCTGCTTGCTGAGGGTCAGAACAAGCTTGATTACGTCCTTGCCCTCACTGCTGAGAACTTCCTGGCAAGGCGCCTTCAGACTCTTGTCTTCAAGGCTGGCATGGCCAAGTCCATCCACCATGCTCGTGTCTTGATCAAGCAACGCCACATCAGGTATGCTTGAGTGGCTCCTAGTTATGAATTTGTTTGAAGTCCTGGTCTAGCTAGCACTATATTGTTATTTTGATCTGAACTTTGGGTGCGGGACAGAATAACTAAAGCATGGGCCTAATGATGAGAATATGCAAGTAATCTCACAATGGTCTTCTGAGAACCCTTATGATGCAATTATTATTCTCTGAAGCCCCTTTTTTGTTTTAATAGGGTGTAGAGAGTAGCATTGACTATTTTCATACTTCTGAAATGTGAACATACCAACTAGTTTGATTCTTCTTTGGTTAATTGGTCATTGACTGAAAACAAAAGCTGTAACTTGCATGCCCCTTTTTCTCCTTTGATGAACCTTTTGTTCCTGCTTGTGTATGACTATTTTATTACTTGATACAGGACTGTGCATATGTTACCAATAGATTTTAATTATTGTGTATTTATCAACATTATAGATTGGTTGTGCCCTGGATGTGTTGCCTTGTCTAATAGATTTTGATGAACATTATTGTTGTCTAATAGCCCCTGGATGTATTTATCAACATTATAGGTTGATATGTTAAGCTATTCCTgacatttgaaatgatgatttGTTAAATACTGCACAACATGTCTAGTTGTCATGGATTTACTGTCGTGCAACATCTGGAACTGTTTTTTGTGTGGTTATTTGTGAATGCAGTTCACCAGACATTGCAAAGAATCGATTGATGAATTTCTGTTCTTTGGAACCTGATTGCAGGGTTGGCAGGCAAATTGTCAATGTCCCGTCATTCATGGTGAGGGTGGAGTCTGAGAAGCACATTGACTTTTCACTGTCAAGCCCATTCGGCGGAGGTCCCCCAGGCAGGGTGAAGAGGaagaaccagaagaaggcaagcggtggtggcggcgacggcggcgatgaGGACGAGGAGTGAGGATGAACCAGTAGCCGTTACCTGATTTAATATTATCTAGTTGTCATAAACATGTTGGTATCTTGAGCTCTTAGCTGTGTGGCCTGATGCTCAGTCCCTTGTGTTGACTGGGCATCACGGATGTTTATCGTTTTGCCTTGCAGTGTTATTAGCCTATACTTAGCTGCTATGTTTGAAGATGTTTAATCATGTTGCGTTTCAACTTCTGTTGTCATCAAAGCTGTACCTGTTTTCTCTGCACCTATGATTTGCCAAGTCAGTTCACATAATCTGCTTGAGTTGCCTTTCTATAGATGCTGGATGATGGTGTTTACCCCTTGAGGGGATCTTGTCGAGGTGCTACATTGATCCGTGGTTTTTATTTGTACTGTAAGAGCAGAGCTGAGTACCATTCAGATCTTGTTTTCATTGTAGCATGCCTGTATTGCGTGTGTTTGGCAACGTGTGTACTGTCATTAGAGTTGGAGATTATCGGAGCAATTATCCTATTTGTGAGGATTCTTTGAAGCAAAATGGGCAATGTGGAATGATTATCCTATGGTTGCAATGAAAGTTATTGATGCTTCGACGGTGAATCTCTGCATCGGACCTTATTACCTGTTTCTAGCGGTGGTTAGTCTGATAGGAGGCAGCATGTGGACAAAAGTTCTGTAAGGCGCAgataatttttgacaaaaggATGGATCCTAAAGTTTATGAGAATGTACCCGCACTATCATCATCTCTTTTACGAGCTTGTTTTTAGTTATGTCAGTCGCCATTGTTGCTCTTTCTAACCGTAACTCCGCCACTCATTGCCTCTTCGGTGTCCTCTTGCCTGACATTTACGGCTATTCAAGATGTTTGCTAACATGTTCCACAAAAAGGATGGTGTTTGATAACATCTTCACATGTTGCAATCCGGTTTGTGTAGGTAAGAATCTCATGATCTAAGCTATCACCGGTAAAAAAACAGGCACCGTATAGGATAGGAAATTGAGACATTTTTCAATACCTTGAGGCTAAACCTGATCAATTGAGACCAATCTTTGAGCTAGCAAAGTACTCCCTCTATTCACTttatagctatatttcaaaaacttaaatgttcaaaaatgatagctatatttactaTTGGCATGGGTTGtgacaataaatagcactagttacAAAGAGTTTTCAATTAAAACATTagaggaccaacaaaaaagtctgttgcatttattagattgataagcacacttgtggtgcccttggtcattgtgccatagggaaatatatcaatcaaaactgaatggagggagtaactgATGAATGTTCTCCTTAAAAAGTCAGATGTTTGACTTTCAAAGGGATATTGTTGACATAAAAGACAAATGTTGAGTTTCACGGTGCGGATTGAGACCATGGAAGACGGGAGCTTGGTTGTCAGGGTAGAAAAAAGGGGGAGGAGAGGGTAGAAGGGAAGAGCAATTATTGAGTGGATGGGAAGCTCGGGCTTGTAGAGTGAAAGAGAGGAGAAGATAGAGTAATCTTACAACCCGTTTGGATGTTGGCATTCAAGCCCAGAAATTGGAATTGGCATTGACAACCCCTAATTCCATTGTTTGGATGGTCTTGGCATTGGCTCGTGGAAATCTAGTCCAATACCACGCGATATTTGCTCTGCCTGCGTAACCTCGCCCGCAATATCGAGGCAGCCCCCCTCTGTATTCGTCTGAATCGGTCCatccctttcttcccccacgCGACCTCATCAGGCCATCGTCGTTCGACCTCCCCGCCACCCCTCCAAGATCCACGACACGGCGGCTGGCGGTGGCGTCCCGTGCACGACCGGTGCCCGCAACTTGAGCTAGGCTGGTGACAGCGTGGCCCTcctccatcttcctcctctATGGGCCACCTCCATCTTTCTCCCTAGTCCGCCTCCGCCCTTACCATCTCCTGCCGCCGTGGCCCTCCATCTCTGCTGCCGTAGCCGTCCTCCATCTCCATCCCTGGCGACCTCCCTTCATCTCTTTTCTTgtgaccggcgcccctcctcctcttcctcgcggCCGtgcccttcctcttcttcctcccgttcGGTGAGCTGCGCCGCTCCCATCCTCCCCCCttggcgagccgcgccgcctccatcctcgGTATTCGCTTGCTCCTTGATTACATCTAGTAATTTCATCTGCATCCAAAGTTCCAAACAATGACTTTGGTATTGTAACCCAATATCAATACTAGTATGATTTGGCATTGAAACCAATTCAATACCAAAGGCTCCAATATCGACATCCAAACCGAGCCTTACAGATTGGTTTCGCATAATGCTGGGTGGCTAATGAAGTATGTACGATCCCATTCTCGTGAACGCTTTGGTCTCTGTAACCAATCCAATCATCTAATCAAATACATAGCATGAACCATCCCATTCCAAAATTTATGAAAGGAACCATTCTATCTCACTCGCTCTCTTAACCAAACGTTTTAGGGACGGAATGGTTCTGTTGTTCcatgaacaaatttttttaaatgaaAACAATGATGAATATGAACAAATTTGAGGACCCTTTGCAATTCAGACTGCAGATTTGCTACTTCTGGTAACCGAActgcgccggccgccccgcatcGTCGCACCATCTCCCCCTGCTTCCCCTCCCTCCCACAGTCCcacaacgccgccgcccagctcaCTGAACCCTAAACCCTAGGGACCCTCCCCCTCGGGCTCGCCGCCCCGGGCGCGGGCGGGACCCCAGGCCTCGCCGGAGCcgctgcggccgcggccgcctcgaCCCCCGTCTCCTCTCCCCTTAGCGGGGGAGGGAGAAGCAAGCGGAGCGGCCGAGCCGGAGCAGGGGGAGTCAAGATGAGGATCATGATCAAGGGCGGCGTGTGGAAGAACACGGAGGACGAGATCCTCAAGGTCGCCGTCATGAAGTACGGCAAGAACCAGTGGGCGCGCATCTCGTCGCTGCTCGTCCGCAAGTCCGCCAAGCAGTGCAAGGCGCGCTGGTACGAGTGGCTCGACCCCTCCATCAAGAAGGTAAAGCGGCTCTAACCGGCTTCGAGGATCTTGTTCTCCCGTGGGATCTGGTTCCGCCATTCCGTTTTCCCGAACCCCGCAGGCGGCTAGAGTGGCGCTGAACTGGATCGAGTGTTGGGTAGAatcgttgtgtttgtttcaGCTGTGCCGTTGAATCTAGGGATTCTGTAGTGGCCTTTGGAATAAGTGTCGGCTGTGGAGGAAGGGGAGTGTCTGATGTTTTGTGCTTGCATTGCGTGAAACTATGTGGGAGACGAATTGACGTGAAGCTGATTGTTGATTTAGTCACCACCCTGGTAGTGATTATGCGGCCTAACTGTGACGGTTGTATGCGGCCAAGTAGTTCGGTTTAGAACACTGCCTTTATGTTGTTTTGAGGTCCCTGCCACTCTGAAAAGGTCGGACTCACATTGAGAGGGTGCTGTCACCCAGTGCTATCTAGTTTACAAAATGGGTGTGATGTATCAGATTCACGAGCCACAATGCTAGTATGCAACTATTTTGTTAGTGTGGTTGCTGCAATTGGATGCTGTTGTAAATTGGTAGTCATTAAAAATTCTTCTGTGGTGTTGTCACAAACACTGGTTTGTTTGTTTACTCAAAACTTTCGGACAGTTCAGCATGTTTTGTCTGCTGAGAGAGTACAATTCGTTGAAAGTGGTTCCTTGTCTCCGAGATCTTGCATGCACATACTTGGACCTAGTTCTTAGTGAATTAGTGTTATGATGCAGAGTAGCCAGTGAACACTTCATCTTGTCTTGCTTTCCTCATGGCTGACCAGCACCTTCTCAACCATTATATGAGTGATGATCCCTAGATGATTGTTCTCTGctttataaaaaaatgaaaggataaatttgtatgcctttatgCAACGAAGCCATTATAAGATTTATGCTTTACGAAACCTAAGTTTGATTACCTCTATCGTTAATTGAGCGAAGGTTATTCCTTCAACTATTTGAATGGACAAAATTTTAGAATCATATAAAACTATGAGGTTTCATTTTGAATACCTTGAGTTGCAAGTTGGCAGTAGTATGAGAAAATTTGTGTACTTACTTTAGCAGGTTATCAAAACCAATGTTTTTTGGGACCAGATAGCAAATTGTTATTTTCTGGTCTCGTCCTACATGTTAACATGCTGTGGACTTAGCATCAGCCAATAGCATCTATATTTTTACGAGCTAGATAACATTCATTTCAACATATAGTTCAACTTAGTGGATGCTTTTACAATTAGCGCTCAATGTTGTGTCACTGGACTAAGCACCTGAAGGTCTTCTGCCAAAAGTGAAATTTTGCGCTCTTTGATATCAAATTTGATATGTTGGTTGTGACATGTGATGTGAGAAACGACTAAAATGGACATGAACTAGCTTCATAAAGTGAACTTTGATTGGAGAAGGTTTGATTCCCTGGGACAAATACCTTATTTTATCTGAAATTCTGCTGATGGACAGCTCCTTAATCAGACTTGGTTATGCAAAATGGATGTACTTAACTTGGAACAAGTAACTGTAGTAGCTACTGAACTTGTCATGATCTCAGTTATGGTCAGTTTTACAGCTAGGTTCTCTATGATCAGATAGGTTCAGAAGCCGCACTAATTCTGTGCTGACTACTTGTTATAACCTGCCCATAATTTTATTACGCGGTGTCAAAGTGAACCTAGGTACTGTTTAACTTTGAACTCTAGCAAGTTAGCTAAACTGCCTGATCCTGTGCTTATTTGGGTAAGTGAGTTCTAGTTTTCTCCTTCTCTAAACTTAACGCCTGTTACTGTAATAACAGGATAAAGCATGAGCCCTCACTAATGGATAATTAACAAGCTATAGTTGGTTTACAAGGGACCCTATTTATCTTGTTTCAGAACCGGTTACCTTCTGGAAATTACGATAGTTCATATATTACTGCGAAATTGACTGGTTACGATTGGCTGCTGACCATTTATGCAGTTACCTTTGCTGCTGTTAAGGAAAATATCATTTTATAATTCTACAAAAGGTTATTGGTAACTTAGGGGTGCTATCAAAGTCTTTGTTCTTTGATATTAATGAGGTTAatctgttgcaaattatgagtAAATAATTTCTCTGATGAATAAGAACAGTAtcatagaattttttttgtccTTGATGTAACATGAATGGACTAGGCTTCTAGCCATTATGAAATAGTGCTTTCAAATGGTCATCTGCTATCTTATGCATAGGTCCGTCGTAGTTTGTTGATGTCTGCCTCAGATGATTCTTCTATCATATCCTTCATTGTGCTAAGTTGCTAACTCGTCTCTGTTGGTTTCAGACTGAGTGGACAAGGGAAGAGGATGAGAAGCTACTTCATCTTGCTAAACTCATGCCTACTCAGTGGAGGACAATTGCACCTATTGTAGGTCGAACACCATCTCAGTGCCTTGAGCGTTACGAAAAACTGCTTGATGCTGCATGCGCGAAGGATGAAAATTATGAGCCTAATGATGACCCCAGGAAGCTGCGTCCTGGTGAGATTGACCCAAACCCTGAGTCAAAACCTGCACGTCCTGATCCTGTCGATATGGATGAAGATGAAAAAGAAATGCTTTCTGAGGCAAGGGCTCGCTTAGCTAACACTAGGGGTAAAAAAGCAAAACGTAAGGCAAGAGAGAAACAACTTGAAGAGGCAAGGCGGCTTGCCTCATTACAAAAAAGGAGAGAATTAAAGGCAGCCGGTATTGATACACGGcacagaaaaagaaagagaaaggggATTGACTACAATGCCGAGATCCCTTTTGAAAAGCAACCACCTCCAGGTTTTTATGATATTGTGGGTGAAGACAGGCCAGTTGAACATGTACAGTTTCCAACAACCATTGATGAGCTTGAAGGGAAGAGAAGAGCGGATATAGAAGCACAATTAAGAAAGCAAGACATTGCAAGGAACAAGATTCTGCAGAGACAGGATGCCCCTGCTGCTATAATGCAAGCGaataagctaaatgaccccgaAGCTGTCACAAGGAGGTCCAAATTGATGCTTCCGCCTCCCCAAATTTCTGATCATGAGTTAGAGGAGATAGCAAAGATGGGTAATGCTGGTGATCCTGGTTTAACTGAGGAGCTTGGTGAAGGGAGTATTGCCACAAGAACTTTGCTTGGCAGCTATTCTCAGACTCCAAAGCTTGGTATGACACCATTGCGAACTCCGCAGCGAACTCCAGCTGGGAAGGGTGATGCAATTATGATGGAGGCAGAAAATCTTGCACGTCTTAGAGAATCACAAACACCACTATTAGGAGGTGACAACCCTGATCTTCATCCATCAGATTTCTCTGGTGTTACACCACGTAAGCTGGAGATGCAGACTCCAAATCCTATGGCTACGCCTCTGGCAAGCCCTGGTCCTGGTGTTACTCCAAGGATTGGGATGACACCCTCAAGGGATGGACATAACTTCAGTTTAACTCCAAAAGGAACTCCTTTCCGTGATGAGCTTCGTATAAATGAAGCGGTGGAAATGCAGGATGGCACCAAACTTGAGCTTCGCAGGCAAGATGAACTTAGAAGAAGCCTAAGATCTGGTTTTGCTTCTTTTTCACAGCCTAAGAATGAGTACCAGATAGTCATGCCATCTATTACAGAGGATGAGAACGAAGAAGCCGAAGAGAAGATTGAAGAGGACATGTCAGACAGGCTGTCACGAGAAAAGGCTGAGGAAGAGGCTAGGCAGGAGGCATTGCTCAGAAAGAGATCCAAAGTGCTGCAGAGGAGTCTGCCTAGGCCACCTGCTGCTTCAGTAGAGATTATCCGGCAATCTGTTATTAGAAGTGGAGAAAGTAGAAGCAGAAGCACTTTTGTGCCTCCAACATCACTTGAACAAGCTGATGAACTGATAAACGAGGAGCTCCTTAGGCTTCTTGAGCATGATAATGCAAAATATCCTCTTgatgaaaaaactcaaaaagagaaaaagaaagggagcAAACATCAGAAAAATGGGGGATATCTTGTCCCTGAAATTGATGATTTTGAAGAGGCTGAATTAAAAGAGGTGCAtttcttttcctctcttctATGATTTTGGTACTCATGATCAACTGTATCTTCACTTTCCTGATAATTTCTAAGTTTTTTTTGGATCCACCACATTTATGGTTTCACGAATGTGATATTTGGCGCACCAACTGTAAGCCTGTAACTTGGAACCCTTTGTGCATATCTGTCTATTTTACTGACATATTATTGTGATTTGTTATTCATACTACTTAAGTTGAGATTGTAGTCAGTTGGACCAAGGTGAACTGGCATGCATGAGTGATGGGAGCATGCCTCTCACTTTCTAAATGGCAATACACagatttttgtgagaatctCTACGGTGCGAAGGCCTAGTCCACCGAAACTCTTTGTAAAATTTCTGAATGTCAAAGTTGAACGTATTCTTTAGGTCATGAAATGTACAATTATTGCAATCTTCCTTCAAGTGTAGATGATTAAAATTGTCGTATACAAGTGATGTGACTGCCATTTTACGCCTTTCAACTTTGCACAGTAGATAATATCATATATTAATCGATTAGCTTGAGCAGTGCGTTTAAGTTGagcggtgctgaatgttggcctacaaaaagacgacatgtccagcaactgagtgtagcagagatgcggatgttgcggtggttttgcgggcacacaaggagggatagagtccggaacgaagttattcgggatagggtcggggtggcaccaattgaggagaaacttacccagcatcggctgagatggtttggacatgtccaacgaaggcctcatgaggcgccggtgcgtaatggggttcttgagcaggtcgataatgtaaagaggggtagaggtagacctaaactgacgtgggatgagtcggttaagagagaccttaaggattgtaatatctctaaagagatagctttggataggagcgcttggagactagctatcaatgtgtctgaaccttgaacttatttctttcgggtttcatctctagcctaccccaacttgcttgggaaaaaaggctatgttgttgttgttgttgttgttgtaacttGTGCATACAAGGGTTAGCCTTTTGAAACTGTTAATAGCACTATCTTGGACATTCAAGGATTATTTAAACAATATAGTGATCACAATACATTAATCTACTTTCCGTAGCAGTTATTTAATTCATTCCCAGCAGGGTTTTTCTCAATGTTTATCATACTGTGCAACAACATGCATCATGTCCTATTCTTGCCCAAATGCTGGATCTGATTGATTAAGGAAATACCTTTCTTTCCAAGAAATGTTTGATATGCTAACTTCTTTTTACACTGAACAGCAGGGGAGTCCCCTAAATGattttttctcccatttttgaaATAATATAATATATGCACATGTACAGGGTCATAGACCCAACGGAGATCCTAAGTTCCTAACCAAACAAACTACATGTGttctataaataaataaatatgtcTTTTCTTTTGATTATTGTTTTGTTATTCTATGAACAATCCTGTTTGCTTATTGTAGTTATGTAGTGATGAAATAAATTGTTCAAACCACCTCATCCTTTTTACTGATTATTGTTATGTTATTCTATGAACAATCCTGTATGCTTATTGTAGTTATGTAGTGATGAACTAAGTTGTTCAAACCACCTCATCCTTTTTTTCTTATTTGGCAGGCTGGTTCTATGGTCGAAGAGGAGATTCAATATCTTCGAGTGGCCATGGGTCATGAAAATGAATCTTTTGAGGACTTTGTcaaagcacatgatgcatgccAAGAGGATCTTATGTTTTTTCCTACTAATAATAGCTATGGTTTAGCTAGTGTTTCTGGAAATGCTGATAAGATTTCTGCCTTGCAAAACGAGTTTGAAATTGTGAAGAAAAGAATGGACGATGAAGCTAAGAAGGCTTCTCGTCTTGAGCAGAAGATAAAGCTTCTGACACAAGGATACCAGGTAAACTTTTCGTGCTACATCATCTGCATTCAGAACTATGAATATACCATATAGCATGACTTCATACAAATGTTTTTTTGTATTTGGTTTATGCATGCATCTATCCCATTATTTGGATTGTAATAAAATAATTTACTCTTGAAGCCATGATAGGTTACTGGGCTTGACGTTCTCACTTTCCATGATGTAAAATATTCTTAGGTCGCACTTGTTTGCCTAACTGGGTTTCTTGTATTGAAACAAAGTTTTCGACAATACTGACATCATCATATATCTTGATGAATGTCCTATTCAAATGCCAATGTTTTGCTCACGTACTGTTTGTTTATTAGGTACGGGCTGGAAAACTCTGGTCACAGGGCCAGGACACATTCAAGCAGATGAATACTGCATCAACAGAACTCGAATGCTTCCAAGAGCTGCAGAAACAGGAACACCTTGCTGCTTCCTATCGAGTCTTAAATTTGACCGAAGAAGTGAATAAACAGAAAGCACTAGAACAGACTCTCCAAAGCCGCTATGGTGATCTGTTGTCTGGTTTCCAGAGGATCCAAGGACAGCTTGAGGAGCACAAGAGACAACTCAAGATACAGGAGGAAATAGAAGCAGAAAATCGTGCTCAGGCGGAGGAAGTTGTGGCACAGGAGTGtgctgaggaagaagaaaggaagagtcGCAGCCTTGAAGAGGAAGGTCAGACAAACATTGCTACTGATGGAGAAGCTGCTGGAAGCAAGGGTACCACTGAGGATCAGATGGATGTGGACAACAGGAATAGGGACGAGGAATTTGTAGGCCCAATTCCTCCAGCACCAGACACTGAAGGGGATAACGATGAGGTCACAATTGAAGAGAACACTTCTAATGCCCAGAGTACTGACCCTGCGACCACGGATGATGGGGCTGACAAGACCGATCCAGCCAAACCAGAAGGTCAGGATAAAGCTGATGACACTATGGCTGTTGATGCTGGCCCTCAGGAAGAGGGCAAGGATGAACCTGCAACTGTTGGTGCCAGTGTAAGTGAAGGAAATACCGCTGTATCTTTCGATCAAGCTGTCTCGAATGAGGATAATGGCATGGCTCCTGAATGAAATATTGTTTGGTGACTTTCATCATCAGCAGCTCTCTAAGGTTGGCTAGGATTTGATACTGAAGCTGATGTACTGACAGT
The nucleotide sequence above comes from Panicum virgatum strain AP13 chromosome 3K, P.virgatum_v5, whole genome shotgun sequence. Encoded proteins:
- the LOC120699514 gene encoding 40S ribosomal protein S9-2-like — encoded protein: MVHVSFYRNYGKTFKKPRRPYEKERLDAELKLVGEYGLRCKRELWRVQYALSRIRNAARHLLTLDEKNPRRIFEGEALLRRMNRYGLLAEGQNKLDYVLALTAENFLARRLQTLVFKAGMAKSIHHARVLIKQRHIRVGRQIVNVPSFMVRVESEKHIDFSLSSPFGGGPPGRVKRKNQKKASGGGGDGGDEDEE
- the LOC120699515 gene encoding cell division cycle 5-like protein: MRIMIKGGVWKNTEDEILKVAVMKYGKNQWARISSLLVRKSAKQCKARWYEWLDPSIKKTEWTREEDEKLLHLAKLMPTQWRTIAPIVGRTPSQCLERYEKLLDAACAKDENYEPNDDPRKLRPGEIDPNPESKPARPDPVDMDEDEKEMLSEARARLANTRGKKAKRKAREKQLEEARRLASLQKRRELKAAGIDTRHRKRKRKGIDYNAEIPFEKQPPPGFYDIVGEDRPVEHVQFPTTIDELEGKRRADIEAQLRKQDIARNKILQRQDAPAAIMQANKLNDPEAVTRRSKLMLPPPQISDHELEEIAKMGNAGDPGLTEELGEGSIATRTLLGSYSQTPKLGMTPLRTPQRTPAGKGDAIMMEAENLARLRESQTPLLGGDNPDLHPSDFSGVTPRKLEMQTPNPMATPLASPGPGVTPRIGMTPSRDGHNFSLTPKGTPFRDELRINEAVEMQDGTKLELRRQDELRRSLRSGFASFSQPKNEYQIVMPSITEDENEEAEEKIEEDMSDRLSREKAEEEARQEALLRKRSKVLQRSLPRPPAASVEIIRQSVIRSGESRSRSTFVPPTSLEQADELINEELLRLLEHDNAKYPLDEKTQKEKKKGSKHQKNGGYLVPEIDDFEEAELKEAGSMVEEEIQYLRVAMGHENESFEDFVKAHDACQEDLMFFPTNNSYGLASVSGNADKISALQNEFEIVKKRMDDEAKKASRLEQKIKLLTQGYQVRAGKLWSQGQDTFKQMNTASTELECFQELQKQEHLAASYRVLNLTEEVNKQKALEQTLQSRYGDLLSGFQRIQGQLEEHKRQLKIQEEIEAENRAQAEEVVAQECAEEEERKSRSLEEEGQTNIATDGEAAGSKGTTEDQMDVDNRNRDEEFVGPIPPAPDTEGDNDEVTIEENTSNAQSTDPATTDDGADKTDPAKPEGQDKADDTMAVDAGPQEEGKDEPATVGASVSEGNTAVSFDQAVSNEDNGMAPE